The following are encoded together in the Babesia microti strain RI chromosome II, complete genome genome:
- a CDS encoding hypothetical protein (overlaps_old_locusTagID:BBM_II01230), producing MDKFYIPVIDSPHQYKCKIFTNRNSHFRRANSKHKYDRIKFPLRHKRQLYIIKLIPGYEGYAHFLIYDSFTRKRLSIQDSRIDLKDRGPSTKIHTLFMRDMYQVSSLLRDIAQKGSITKETRFIRNGYSIYNVDTFETAYKRMIGVESEFENSPVHKNYKINMSGDGSNVSKSKFRDNETQRLRKRKSFFSLILFRSVVPKNKIFSNFQHKILMSSRKSNIFNSTYSNEGQPAEKYSRIRKKGRHKKNKYNWCSIKLATQFIMQAFNILFPSLTIFSVSMAIIIIQWTFYYIRMFSKKNKYLDALFMHFSGRNLKNNVAIYGLLTSTVLHSSLGHLLISTIMHFRFSFVMENTHGSIITLTMYFICSIYGMLTTCCYNKDVKQANGFAGDWGVAGILLSGYLFNFYLMQGGKHHLTNFATSFVCLFFVKASDHGDQISLYTHIMSSVCGLCFGYLFNKYGGKLRRGRFGSTVICDIICLSLLLALPAASIIALFVFDT from the exons ATggacaaattttatataccaGTTATTGATAGCCCACATCAATacaaatgtaaaatattcacTAATCGCAACTCACACTTTCGCCGCGCTAATAGCAAGCACAAATACGATCGCATTAAGTTCCCCTTGAGGCACAAAAGGCAACTTTACATTATTAAACTTATCCCGGGATATGAAGGATATGCCCACTTTTTGATTTATGACTCCTTCACCCGGAAGAGACTTAGCATTCAAGACAGCAGGATTGATTTAAAGGATAGGGGGCCTAGTACAAAAATTCATACGCTATTTATGCGTGATATGTATCAAGTATCTTCTTTGTTGCGGGACATAGCCCAGAAGGGATCGATCACCAAAGAAACAAGGTTCATCAGAAATGGTTACAGTATTTACAATGTTGATACGTTTGAAACCGCATATAAACGCATGATTGGTGTAGAAAGTGAATTTGAAAACTCCCCAGttcacaaaaattataaaattaacatGTCTGGCGATGGATCTAATGTTTCTAAAAGTAAATTTAGGGACAATGAAACCCAGCGTTTAAGAAAGCGGAAGAGTTTTTTTTCGTTGATACTATTTAGGTCAGTTGTTCCTAagaataaaatattttccaacTTTCagcataaaattttgatgtcTAGCAGGAAAAGCAATATCTTTAATTCAACATATTCTAATGAGGGCCAACCTGCAGAGAAGTATAGTCGCATAAGGAAGAAAGGCAGGCATAAGAAGAATAAGTACAATTGGTGTTCTATAAAGTTAGCCACTCAATTTATAATGCAAgcttttaatattttattccCATCATTGACAATATTTTCAGTATCAATGGCGATCATTATTATTCAGTGGACCTTTTACTATATTCGCATGTTTTCGAAGAAAAATAAGTATTTAGATGCTTTGTTTATGCACTTTTCAGGCAGAAATTTGAAGAACAACGTTGCTATTTACGGCCTACTCACTTCAACAGTCCTACATTCATCATTGGGTCACTTGCTTATTAGTACAATCATGCATTTTCGTTTCAGCTTTGTTATGGAAAATACGCATGGCTCGATAATCACTTTAAcaatgtattttatttgcaGTATATACGGTATGTTAACTACCTGTTGTTACAATAAGGACGTCAAGCAGGCCAATGGATTTGCTGGGG ATTGGGGAGTGGCAGGCATTTTGCTCAGTGGCTACTTGTTTAATTTCTATTTGATGCAAGGTGGGAAACACCACTTAACCAATTTTGCTACCAGTTTTGTTTGTTTGTTCTTTGTGAAAGCTAGCGACCATGGGGACCAGATTTCGTTGTACACTCATATTATGAGCTCTGTTTGCG GACTCTGCTTTGGGTATTTGTTCAATAAGTATGGTGGGAAATTGAGACGGGGCAGATTCGGTTCAACTGTCATTTGCGATATCATCTGCTTGTCACTGCTACTAGCGTTGCCAGCCGCATCCATAATAGCCCTATTTGTATTCGATACTTAG
- a CDS encoding DNA polymerase I (overlaps_old_locusTagID:BBM_II01235): MERYIYCAISMKMFSTLQRHRHAHYLTIFTALLTTIYLRKYTTVEAVHISKMRLSYRRPNTNLLTIICNMQVNQNHSIPPITHLTLQPLAQRCLSPLTPCIVDNGKYVIAFASNNSIVGICNNTNDYRVNKLHSEEDDDKTFVSGHYRLVSSEIMDYLYRKRVEFVEHPLKFTLKYCPFCPPHKFKSDNLFKHEIFKNTGNSYCHRCNYRGSLFDLKKAFGDLDGSLFSSFNSYQYNVSPSDTNTQNLSENVNIFGMDSVIEYVDNLFNPNFADVLDFLTKKRGLTPEILRKYFVGAGEFAFNTIITTPIGMKNSNSLLKPKSTQVLHKCIVFPWLTSTKSGLSVERIKIRSIADKSKMKILPPNGSWGLFGDHLRNDKSEEIVLTEGEIDAMSVYQSTGKIALSFPNGANSLPIPVLPRLEPIEKLYIWLDFDAAGQNSVDHFANKLGLGRTLVVREIDLPKIIEKQNISNAKTNVSDQSLDKMVIKDANDALMHNVDLNLYLKAARQISHSQIMSFRDLRQLVYEELSNPASTCGIPCLTMPGITELTRGHRRGELSVWTGPTGAGKTTLLSQLSLDYCIQGVSTLWGSFEINNVRLAKMMLRQFCGRNLEKDLDQFEFYADKFQQLPLKFMKFHGSTSIDQVIDAMDYAAYVFDVGHIIIDNLQFMLSGQQGKALDVWEVQNRAIEKFRRFSTQKNVHISLVVHPRKEADGAPLGLSSVFGSVKSTQEADNVFIVQNVIGQHRSIDLKKNRFAGRLGRVVFKFDPVCLIAQQISIDTDNMTSMSTASPKDSGILTSTPNTRFDPENLPPPTPNALVNVNPSNSRPYKTGNQHGNEQSSGPNASDAADGLFSGFATNSLGGRKEGGGEVVDSTHIKPINAVNTSENKSDPAVIYDTTSTSESGNSLSNDDEQEQKTTVTLRSVTIDEGSSIAQLRNFIKTNNLSDVIKTAGKGIKKADIFQKILSHVPPSTIKFGFQTQQRSYSTVSRMPKISNYPFTVSGTVPILDRQLAHEKFPDLFDAAIDDLYVYTPKKRLSEKFAVTNLLYITKEKHIPSVARLLIGCDILGIDTETTGLNPRQDSIRLIQISTPKGITVIFDMLKISPSVLLSSGVIQQTLNTRVMKIFHNAKFDISFLKILGVNHDLSQFDFNPISLPIFDTLIASKLVEASRLAYGFKLDQVCQRYLGVYLDKTQQYSDWTVPVLSEEQVLYSARDSAIILPLYEYLKDKISCMGLETVADIEFRCVLAVVDMELHGIQVDKGKLDGLWKQLHMQRDLAEKKLKSKLGSDLNCNSQPQLVKALQNLGVKDIYTKKLIMDTNESTLSRNSFHPAVFALREYRKWSKAVNAFVDKLPNHICKFTDRIHPNFNQCGTGSGRFSCDNPNLQQIPRDDKFRGCFVPRKGYKFAIADLSQIELRIAADISQDETMINAYLKGQDLHTLTASLIRDKKLADVTKEERQLAKAINFGLLFGMTPVTFRQYAESMYKVKLTLQQAKTFHRSFFNCYKGITQWHENIKNDKPLQVRTLTNRLSIFDAFSFTKSLNYPVQGTSADIIKEALANIIFNVKDIGGRLVMCVHDEVIIEVPEDKADEGLKILIKTMEDAGNKFLRHVPCVAQGSIGTSWADK; this comes from the exons ATGGAAAGGTATATCTATTGTGCCATTTCCATGAAAATGTTCAGCACATTACAACGGCATAGGCACGCGCattatttgacaatattCACCGCGTTGTTGACAACTATATATCTACGAAAGTACACAACAGTAGAGGCGGTACATATCTCCAAAATGAGGTTATCCTATAGGAGACCCAACACGAATTTGCTTACCATCATCTGTAATATGCAGGTAAATCAAAACCATAGCATACCTCCTATTACACATTTGACACTTCAGCCATTGGCCCAACGGTGTCTGTCACCCCTTACACCCTGTATAGTTGATAATggtaaatatgtaatagCATTCGCTAGCAATAACAGTATTGTTGGgatttgtaataatacGAATGATTACAGGGTTAATAAATTGCATAGTGAAGAAGATGACGACAAAACTTTTGTCTCCGGGCACTACAGATTGGTTTCTTCAGAAATTATGGATTATTTGTACCGTAAGAGGGTTGAATTTGTCGAGCATCCACTAAAGTTTACACTAAAATATTGTCCTTTTTGCCCTCCTCACAAATTCAAATCTgacaatttgtttaaacatgaaatttttaaaaacaCAGGCAATTCTTATTGCCACAGGTGCAATTATCGAGGCAGTCTATTTGATCTCAAAAAGGCATTTGGAGACTTGGATGGTTCACTATTTTCATCTTTCAATAGCTACCAATACAACGTATCTCCTAGTGACACTAACACTCAAAATTTGAGTGagaatgtaaatatattcgGTATGGATAGTGTTATAGAGTATGtggataatttgtttaatcCAAATTTTGCAGATGTACTTGATTTTCTAACAAAAAAAAGGGGATTGACTCCGGAAATCCTAAGAAAGTATTTTGTAGGTGCTGGCGAATTTGCCTTTAATACCATAATTACCACGCCCATAGGCATGAAAAACTCTAACTCTTTATTAAAACCAAAATCAACCCAAGTGCTCCATAAATGCATTGTTTTCCCATGGCTTACCAGCACCAAATCTGGGTTATCTGTGGAACGAATAAAAATACGCAGTATCGCAGATAAGTctaaaatgaaaattttaccgCCAAACGGCTCTTGGGGTCTATTTGGTGACCATCTAAGAAACGACAAAAGCGAAGAGATAGTTCTAACAGAAGGAGAGATTGATGCGATGAGTGTATACCAAAGTACAGGTAAGATAGCACTATCGTTTCCAAATGGAGCAAATTCACTGCCAATCCCAGTGCTTCCACGGCTGGAGCCAATTGAAAAGCTCTATATTTGGCTGGACTTTGACGCTGCTGGGCAAAATAGTGTAGATCATTTTGCCAATAAATTGGGTTTGGGCCGTACGCTGGTTGTTAGAGAAATTGACTTGCCAAAGATAATTGAAAAACAAAATATCTCAAATGCAAAAACAAATGTTTCAGATCAATCGCTGGATAAAATGGTAATCAAAGATGCAAATGATGCATTAATGCACAATGTAGATCTAAATTTGTACCTAAAGGCAGCACGTCAAATATCGCATTCTCAAATTATGAGTTTCAGAGATTTACGTCAGCTTGTATATGAAGAGCTTAGCAACCCGGCCTCGACCTGCGGCATACCATGCCTTACAATGCCAGGGATTACTGAGCTGACCCGAGGCCATAGGAGGGGAGAGCTGTCGGTTTGGACCGGACCTACTGGCGCTGGAAAAACAACGCTACTCTCGCAGTTGTCATTGGACTACTGCATACAGGGTGTTTCAACCCTTTGGGGATCTTTCGAGATCAACAATGTTAGACTTGCCAAGATGATGTTGCGACAATTTTGCGGACGAAATCTTGAGAAAGATTTGGatcaatttgaattttatgCGGATAAGTTCCAGCAGTTGCCATTAAAGTTTATGAAATTTCATGGTTCAACCAGCATTGATCAAGTGATTGATGCGATGGATTATGCGGCATACGTGTTTGATGTGGgacatattattattgataacCTTCAATTTATGCTTTCTGGGCAACAGGGAAAGGCATTGGATGTATGGGAAGTGCAAAATAGGGCGATAGAAAAGTTTAGGCGCTTCTCAACACAAAAAAACGTACACATTTCACTAGTGGTACATCCGAGAAAGGAGGCTGATGGTGCCCCTCTGGGGTTATCATCCGTATTTGGTTCGGTTAAATCTACGCAAGAAGCGGACAACGtatttattgtacaaaatgTAATAGGCCAGCATAGGTCAATTGATCTCAAAAAAAACCGTTTTGCCGGCAGATTGGGCCGTGTGGTATTTAAGTTTGACCCAGTGTGTTTAATCGCACAGCAAATATCAATAGATACGGATAATATGACATCTATGAGCACTGCCAGCCCGAAGGATTCGGGCATTCTCACATCAACCCCAAACACCAGGTTCGATCCCGAAAATTTACCACCGCCTACACCTAATGCTCTGGTCAATGTCAACCCCTCGAACAGCCGCCCCTATAAGACTGGAAACCAGCACGGTAATGAACAATCATCAGGTCCGAATGCAAGCGATGCGGCAGACGGTCTGTTTAGCGGATTTGCGACGAACAGCCTTGGGGGTAGGAAGGAGGGAGGAGGAGAGGTGGTGGATAGCACTCATATAAAGCCGATAAATGCTGTGAACACCTCCGAAAATAAATCTGATCCGGCGGTTATATATGATACCACGTCTACTAGTGAGTCAGGAAATTCCCTGTCCAATGATGATGAACAGGAACAAAAGACGACAGTTACATTGCGTTCAGTGACCATTGACGAAGGCTCTTCCATTGCACAACTTAGGAACTTCATAAAGACCAACAACCTATCGGACGTGATAAAGACGGCAGGCAAGGGTATCAAGAAGGCTGATATTTTCCAAAAGATTCTATCCCACGTTCCTCCTTCAACTATCAAATTCGGTTTCCAGACACAGCAGCGTAGTTACTCAACTGTTAGTCGAATGCCAAAAATTTCTAACTATCCCTTCACTGTTTCTGGCACTGTGCCCATACTTGATCGCCAGCTTGCCCATGAAAAATTTCCAGATCTATTTGACGCGGCTATTGATGATCTATACGTTTATACACCAAAGAAGAGATTGTCTGAGAAGTTTGCCGTAACAAacttattatatattaccaAGGAAAAGCACATACCATCTGTGGCTAGGCTGCTGATTGGTTGTGATATTTTGGGAATTGACACCGAGACAACTGGGTTAAATCCTAGACAGGATTCTATACGATTGATACAAATTTCTACGCCCAAAGGCATAACGGTGATTTTTGACATGCTAAAGATATCTCCATCCGTTCTACTAAGCAGCGGTGTCATACAACAGACGCTGAATACACGCGTcatgaaaatatttcacaacGCTAAGTTTGACATCAGTTTCTTAAAGATCCTGGGTGTAAACCATGATCTATCTCAATTTGACTTCAATCCCATATCTCTACCAATATTTGACACTCTAATTGCCAGTAAGCTGGTTGAGGCTTCAAGGTTGGCATACGGATTCAAACTGGACCAAGTTTGTCAAAGATATCTGGGTGTATACCTTGATAAGACCCAGCAATACTCAGACTGGACAGTGCCTGTTTTAAGTGAAGAACAAGTGCTTTACTCAGCTAG AGATTCTGCTATTATTCTACCCCTATACGAGTATTTGAAGGATAAAATTTCCTGTATGGGCCTAGAAACGGTAGCAGACATTGAGTTTCGATGTGTGCTGGCTGTCGTTGATATGGAATTGCACGGTATACAGGTGGATAAGGGCAAGCTTGATGGATTATGGAAGCAATTGCACATGCAAAGGGATTTGGCTGAAAAAAAGCTCAAGTCAAAATTGGGTAGTGACCTAAATTGTAACTCCCAGCCACAG CTTGTCAAAGCATTACAAAATCTTGGTGTCAAGGATATATACACCAAGAAACTAATTATGGATACCAATGAATCAACCCTTTCGCGCAATTCGTTCCACCCTGCAGTATTTGCCCTGAGGGAGTATCGCAAGTGGAGTAAGGCTGTTAATGCGTTTGTTGATAAGCTACCCAATCacatttgcaaatttacag ATCGTATTCACCCTAATTTCAACCAGTGTGGAACGGGCAGCGGTCGTTTCAGTTGCGATAACCCTAACCTCCAACAGATCCCCCGGGACGATAAGTTTAGGGGCTGTTTTGTACCAAGGAAAGGGTACAAATTTGCGATAGCAGACCTCTCCCAAATTGAACTTAGGATTGCTGCGGATATATCACAGGATGAGACAATGATCAACGCTTATCTAAAG GGCCAAGACCTACACACCCTCACTGCAAGTCTAATCAGGGATAAAAAGTTGGCTGATGTTACAAAGGAAGAGCGACAGCTTGCAAaggcaataaattttggattgTTGTTCGGAATGACTCCAGTTACATTCCGCCAATATGCCGAGTCAATGTACAAGGTCAAACTCACGCTACAACAGGCAAAGACATTCCACCGATCATTCTTCAACTGCTATAAGGGGATTACTCAGTGGCACGAGAATATTAAG AATGATAAACCGCTGCAAGTTAGAACTCTGACAAATCGCTTATCGATTTTCGACGCATTCTCTTTCACAAAGAGTTTGAATTACCCAGTTCAG GGCACATCTGCGGATATAATTAAGGAGGCGTTggcaaatattatttttaacgTAAAGGATATAGGGGGGAGGCTTGTTATGTGTGTTCATGACGAAGTTATTATAGAGGTGCCAGAAGATAAGGCTGATGAG GGATTAAAGATTCTGATTAAAACGATGGAAGATGCGGGAAATAAGTTTTTGAGGCATGTGCCTTGTGTGGCCCAGGGATCAATAGGCACTTCTTGGGCTGATAAGTAG
- a CDS encoding hypothetical protein (overlaps_old_locusTagID:BBM_II01225) gives MGYPMQMPISDHCSGYYQTKCKILRKCNDFMHSHGLRVVIKRLPFDATEPNVTNSAYCSVIQKRHMIDRMLMNRSFYETSYNRKTDVINVNSMYMLGKINESVMKHLQLMSEDITDPEFSGIWIGIYSKTYKSKTQLGEHYRSKLIAWALVELLTSNERCFKGLWVHPYLNNIAATALLKVFLPRIILASFDASLHKIDTRYKVKLFYVWVADIDIFPRISLVLLGSSERLGLLRHYEHSPQGINKSKGEYVGIEKSHTDNGNSECMCYCQKNAKWDEIENIIMGCSEEMMCANVNKWLSDIPSNEPNLTCCIKDILSSNCESIYVDEKDNRSYDEVDSLNIVKDVYGIFKKIYGSTWASRLKQRSDVKKRSRI, from the exons ATGGGCTATCCTATGCAAATGCCAATTAGTGACCATTGTTCCGGATACTATCAaacaaaatgtaaaattttgcgTAAATGCAATGATTTTATGCATAGTCATGGATTGCGAGTTGTGATTAAACGGCTACCATTTGATGCTACAGAACCTAATGTGACCAACTCTGCATACTGTAGTGTTATACAAAAAAGACATATGATAGACCGGATGCTGATGAATAGGTCGTTCTACGAGACATCATACAACAGGAAAACGGATGTTATAAATGTGAATTCTATGTATATGTTGGGGAAGATCAACGAATCAGTGATGAAACATTTGCAGCTTATGTCAGAGGATATAACGGATCCTGAATTTTCAGGAATTTGGATTGGGATTTATTCCAAAACTTACAAATCAAAAACCCAATTGGGAGAACACTATCGGTCAAAACTCATAGCATGGGCACTGGTGGAACTACTTACTAGCAACGAAAGATGTTTTAAGGGTCTTTGGGTACATCCATACCTTAACAATATTGCAGCAACAGCACTACTCAAGGTATTCCTCCCACGTATAATATTGGCAAGTTTTGATGCATCACTTCATAAG ATTGACACTAGATACAAAgtcaaattgttttatgTTTGGGTGGCTGATATAGATATTTTCCCTCGCATTTCATTAGTGTTACTAGGTAGTAGTGAGAGATTGGGCCTGCTTAGGCATTATGAACATTCACCTCAAGGCATTAATAAAAGCAAGGGTGAATATG TTGGAATTGAAAAATCCCATACTGACAATGGAAACAGCGAGTGCATGTGTTACTGCCAAAAAAATGCCAAATGGGATGAAATagaaaatatcattatgGGTTGCTCAGAAGAGATGATGTGTGCAAATGTAAACAAATGGCTTAGTGACATCCCTTCAAATGAGCCCAACCTTACTTGTTGCATAAAAGATATCCTATCGTCGAATTGCGAAAGCATTTATGTGGATGAAAAGGATAACCGTTCTTACGATGAAGTTGATAGCCTAAATATTGTGAAAGATGTATAT GGTATTTTTAAGAAAATTTACGGATCCACCTGGGCCAGCAGGTTGAAGCAAAGGAGTGATGTGAAGAAGAGGTCAAGAATTTGA
- a CDS encoding tRNA (guanine-N7-)-methyltransferase (overlaps_old_locusTagID:BBM_II01215), with translation MGVEDEFVIPRKADYRQRAHCNPLSDSLIPYPITPRHTPWHLYYPRLNTGNDYTTDIISLNTNMFPQSYDKLYAGNPANVTILDIGCGYGSLLVTLADLFPDKYILGMEIREKVTNFTGQLIHSLRRKHNYQKYMNVYVVRTNAMRYLPNYICSRQLEKIFFCYPDPHFKKSNWRRRIINASLLSLYAYLLKPKGVIYIVTDVLELFEWMVDSCDKHELFVKANDDFLRTDHCYCRLQFLTDEGKKFDRMGIPSYKAAYTRI, from the exons ATGGGAGTGGAGgatgaatttgttatacCTAGAAAGGCAGATTATAGGCAACGTGCA CATTGTAATCCATTATCTGACAGCCTAATTCCATACCCAATCACTCCTAGACATACGCCATGGCACTTATACTACCCACGCCTGAACACCGGCAATGATTACACCACCGATATCATTAGTTTAAACA CTAATATGTTTCCCCAATcatatgataaattgtATGCTGGAAATCCAGCAAATGTAACGATTTTGGATATTGGTTGTGGGTACGGGAGCTTATTAGTTACATTAGCAGATTTATTTCCGGATAAGTATATTCTTGGAATGGAAATTAGGGAAAAGGTAACTAATTTCACCGGCCAACTAATACATTCCCTGAGAAGAAAGCACAATTACCaa AAATACATGAATGTATACGTAGTTAGAACCAATGCAATGAGATATTTAcctaattatatttgtagcAGACAG CTGGAAAAgatttttttttgttaCCCTGATCCACATTTTAAAAAGTCAAATTGGAGGCGCAGAATTATTAATGCTTCACTTCTTTCCCtttatgcatatttattgaAACCAAAAGgagttatttatatag TAACAGACGTACTGGAATTGTTTGAGTGGATGGTGGATTCTTGTGACAAACACGAATTGTTTGTAAAGGCTAATGACGATTTTTTg CGCACGGATCATTGTTACTGCAGGCTGCAATTTTTGACTGATGAGGGGAAGAAGTTTGATCGCATGGGCATACCCTCATACAAGGCGGCATATACGCGcatttaa
- a CDS encoding dUTP pyrophosphatase (overlaps_old_locusTagID:BBM_II01220) produces MVHLRIKCLNDTTKNLYKNHKTYYEGDCGLDLFCSQDQIVEAGQTVFLNLGIQAAAFVDKTCSKPCGWLIFPRSSISKTPLRLCNSVGLIDSGYRGDILAAVDNIKTTDYTVKAGDRLVQAVSFIGDPVTFEIVEELDKTQRGLGGFGSTGS; encoded by the exons ATGGTGCACCTACGAATTAAATGCTTAAATGATACCACCAAGAATCTCTATAAAAATCACAAAACGTACTACGAGGGGGATTGTGGATTAGATCTTTTCTGCTCCCAAGACCAAATTGTTGAGGCAGGGCAGACAGTATTTCTAAATTTAGGAATTCAGGCAGCGGCATTTGTAGACAAAACTTGCAGCAAGCCTTGCGGCTGGTTGATATTTCCTCGTAGCAGTATTTCAAAAACACCCTTAAGATTGTGTAATTCAG TTGGACTAATAGACTCCGGATACAGGGGCGACATACTAGCTGCTGTAGATAACATTAAGACAACAGATTATACGGTAAAGGCGGGAGATCGTCTGGTACAAGCGGTCAGCTTTATTGGAGATCCAGTTACGTTTGAG atTGTAGAGGAATTGGATAAAACACAGAGAGGTTTGGGTGGGTTTGGTTCCACCGGTtcttaa
- a CDS encoding ATP-dependent RNA helicase DRS1 (overlaps_old_locusTagID:BBM_II01205) produces the protein MSNNTTIPLWIKRICNIDNYHDHSIRKVSLESNTICSNGDSQVLVTSNGLNFSLNEHLLECLSKKFHRLFPIQRAVIPHLSFDLNDQYSPLKSDIVVWAPTGQGKTLCYVIPILNSLSKHKLNIHSVNSIIVTPSRELAHQVHSIFDKFIPPIDTGSFLSKVKITSCVGKLMMKKFEKKTKSNCPDVLISTFGMLDIFSKYFTNIQDSMFHSVKWIIVDEIDAIINRDTLDCILFLNAISNQYNTKKINDVNCTKEGGQKVFLSATLSLTSDLVSHFHLKNPILFTSLSSNLRLSPNLQQYYIHSNVKNRSKRLLEFLHSYIFNSNKKHYKLLIFSNTVQLSHIVSRLLQLYNKLFLKKAKFKVLEFTRNLTAESRDKLFKRFRNKKRACLICSDVISRGIDVSDVNCVINYGKPKDIETYIHRVGRTARVQCEGIAVTIASKDSIDNINTQLLSRNCELKQYYLSTNFDEIFSSSKYSRLMSILNKCLEYESAGKLKLDDKINSDIYEQIANQESD, from the exons ATGAGCAACAATACTACTATTCCCTTGTGGATAAAGAGAATATGCAATATAGACAACTACCATGATCATTCCATTAGAAAAGTATCGCTCGAATCTAATACTATATGCTCAAATGGCGACTCTCAAGTTTTAGTCACATCTAACGGTCTTAATTTTAGTCTAAATGAGCATCTACTTGAATGTCTAagcaaaaaattccatAGGCTCTTTCCTA TACAAAGAGCAGTTATCCCTCACTTGTCGTTCGACTTAAATGACCAATACTCGCCCTTAAAATCTGATATAGTCGTATGGGCACCGACTG GCCAAGGCAAGACACTTTGCTATGTAATCCCTATACTTAACTCTCTCTCCAAGCACAAGTTGAACATACATTCAGTCAATTCAATCATTGTAACACCCTCTCGTGAATTGGCACATCAAGTACACTCCATATTTGATAAGTTCATTCCTCCAATTGACACGGGGTCTTTTCTATCTAAAGTTAAGATCACTAGTTGCGTTGGAAAACTaatgatgaaaaaatttgaaaagaAGACAAAATCCAACTGCCCAGATGTGCTAATAAGTACCTTTGGTATGTTGGACATTTTTAGCAAATACTTTACCAATATTCAAGATTCAATGTTTCATTCTGTGAAGTGGATAATCGTTGATGAGATAGATGCAATTATAAACCGAGATACTCTGGACTGTATACTGTTCTTAAATGCCATATCTAATCAGTACAACACTAAGAAGATTAATGATGTCAATTGTACGAAGGAGGGCGGGCAAAAAGTTT TTCTAAGCGCTACACTATCGCTTACTTCTGATTTAGTTTCCCACTTTCATTTGAAAAACCCGATTCTATTCACCTCATTGTCTTCAA ATTTGAGATTATCGCCCAATTTACAGCAATATTATATCCAttcaaatgtaaaaaatagATCTAAACGCTTATTGGAATTTCTACATAGctatatattcaattctA ATAAGAaacattataaattgttgatattCTCTAATACTGTccaattatcacatatagTATCCAGATTACtccaattatataataaattgttctT GAAAAAAGCCAAATTCAAGGTACTAGAATTTACCCGAAATTTGACGGCAGAATCTAGGGATAAACTATTCAAGAGGTTTAGGAACAAAAAACGCGCTTGCTTAATATGCAGTGACGTTATATCAAGGGGTATCGATGTTTCAGATGTGAATTGTGTAATAAACTATGGCAAACCTAAAGATATCgaaacatatatacatcgAGTTGGTAGAACTGCAAGGGTCCAATGTGAGGGAATTGCGGTAACAATCGCCTCAAAGGATAGCATTGACAATATCAATACCCAATTGCTGTCTAGAAATTGCGAGCTTAAGCAATACTATTTGAGTActaattttgatgaaatattCAGCTCAAGCAAATATTCAAGGCTAATGAGtatactaaataaatgcTTAGAATATGAATCCGCAGGGAAACTCAAGCTggatgataaaattaacaGTGACATTTACGAGCAGATAGCGAATCAGGAGTCGGATTGA
- a CDS encoding small nuclear ribonucleoprotein F (overlaps_old_locusTagID:BBM_II01210), producing the protein MSQVNAPVNPKPFLTSLLGKNVNVKLKWGMEYRGQLKSFDTYMNIQLDSAEEWIDGDFKGVLGLILIRCNNVLYIGETP; encoded by the exons ATGTCACAG GTCAACGCCCCTGTAAACCCAAAGCCGTTCCTAACGAGTCTTCTAGGTAAAAATGTAAACGTCAAACTCAAATGGGGGATGGAATACAGAG GACAATTAAAATCCTTTGACACCTACATGAACATACAATTGGATTCGGCTGAAGAATGGATTGATGGGGATTTTAAGGGTGTTTTGGGTCTCATTCTCATAAG aTGTAACAATGTTTTGTATATCGGTGAAACGCCATGA